From Levilactobacillus zymae, a single genomic window includes:
- a CDS encoding CAP domain-containing protein has product MRYLKITLACSALLLGVGLMGATTVQAAPTPPTTMAHKTTKKVKKAKKTKKVKKAKKLSAKAKRQKAKKKAFTKAERAQIAGYRSQAKQISNATKGMYVQKPSLKKSFNPGKLSAKYINGTVGWVNFYRQMFGLAPVKADAGWNTNAQYGAATLAAADMGLSHGLEGIQRPSFISPVDWQRGADATNNSNIGWGDVNPAGNVVGYLNEADDEGDLVPGHREWLLGGISRVGVGQAQAYNDLRVIEDGWTHPEPQTVAYPRAGGSGQPRSTMVGFLCGRLRRECA; this is encoded by the coding sequence ATGCGATACTTAAAAATAACGTTGGCTTGTAGCGCCTTACTGCTGGGCGTGGGACTGATGGGAGCCACGACCGTTCAGGCGGCTCCGACCCCCCCGACGACGATGGCGCATAAGACTACCAAAAAAGTTAAGAAGGCCAAGAAGACTAAGAAGGTCAAGAAGGCCAAGAAACTCAGTGCTAAGGCTAAGCGGCAAAAGGCCAAGAAGAAGGCCTTTACCAAAGCGGAACGGGCACAGATTGCCGGGTACCGCAGCCAAGCTAAACAGATCAGCAACGCCACCAAGGGGATGTACGTTCAAAAGCCAAGCCTGAAAAAGTCCTTTAATCCGGGGAAGCTGAGTGCCAAGTACATCAACGGAACGGTCGGTTGGGTGAACTTTTACCGGCAGATGTTTGGGTTGGCCCCCGTCAAGGCGGACGCCGGGTGGAACACCAACGCGCAGTACGGGGCGGCAACGCTAGCAGCGGCCGACATGGGCCTGTCACACGGACTAGAAGGCATTCAGCGCCCTAGCTTTATCTCGCCGGTGGATTGGCAACGTGGGGCCGATGCGACCAACAACAGTAACATCGGTTGGGGTGACGTGAACCCCGCGGGTAACGTGGTCGGCTACCTCAACGAGGCCGATGACGAAGGCGACCTCGTGCCAGGACACCGGGAATGGCTGCTGGGCGGTATTTCACGGGTCGGCGTCGGGCAGGCGCAAGCCTATAACGACCTAAGAGTCATCGAGGACGGGTGGACGCATCCAGAACCCCAGACGGTGGCCTATCCCCGTGCCGGTGGCTCTGGTCAACCACGGAGCACCATGGTCGGTTTCCTATGCGGACGATTGCGGCGAGAATGCGCCTAA